The Acidobacteriota bacterium genomic interval GTCTGTGGGCTTCATCGCCACCGTGCGCACGCGACCTTCGCCGAGGTGCTGCTGCACTTCCGCGATGATGTCGGTGTGTCCGGCGCCGGAGGCATCGGGCACGCGCACCCGGATCGCGTTGTAGATGGCGGGCAGGTGCCCGCCCTCGAACTCGATGTCGAGCACCGGTCCGATGATCTGGACGATGCGGCCGACCTGCTGCTGCTCGATAGTGCCGTTGGCCATGATGTGTTGGTCTTGTCCCTAGAGCGCCTGCGCGCCCGATACCACTTCGATGATCTCGCGCGTGATGGCGGCCTGTCGCACCTTGTTCATGTACAGCGAGAGCTTGTCCACCATCTCCTGCGCGTTGCGCGTGGCCGCATCCATGGCGGTCATCCGCGCCGCGTGTTCGGACGCCGCCGACTCGAGCAGCGCACGATACACCTGGATCTCCACGTGCCGGGGCACGATCGTCGTGAGGATCTCCTCGGCAGACGGCTCGTAGAGGTAGTCCACGAGCGGTCCTTCCACGCCGCCGTTCTCGGGCGTGAGCTCCGGGATCGGCAAGAGGCGCTCGACCACCACGCGCTGGGTCATCGCCGACTTGAACTCGTTGTACAGCAGGTACACCGAGCTCACGCGGCCCTCGGTGAACTGCTCGATCGCGGCGTCGGCGACGTGTTGCGCGTGCGAGTGCTTCACGTGCTGGAAGACGTTGACCGCTTCGTAGCGGACGTCGAGCCCGCGGCGCACGAAGAAGTCGCGCGCCTTGCGGCCGACCAGCGCGAGCGCGACCTCACGATCGGCCGAGTGCTGCACGAACGACGAGGCTTGCTTCACGATGTTGCTGTTGAAGCCGCCGCACAGCCCGCGATCGGCCGAGACGACGATCAGCAGCGTGGGCGCGCCAGGAACCTCGGACTGCCGCAGCAGCGGGTGCAGCGACGGATCGACGCGACGCGCCACGCTGCTCATCACGCGCAGCGCCTGGTTGGCGTACGGCCGCGCGTGGACGATGCGCTCCTGGGCCCGGCGCAGCTTGCTGGCCGAGACCATCTTCATCGCCTTGGTGATCTGCTGCGTCGACTTGACGGCACGGACCCGGCGACGGATGTCGATGAGGGAAGGCATGTGACCTGATGCTTACGCGACGCCCGCGGGACGCGCCTGCCGCGACGAGAAGTCCTTCTGGTACTCCTCGATGGCGTGGACCAACTCGGCCTCGGCGTCCTTGCTGACGTCCTTCTGCTCCATGATGCTCGACAGGATGCCCGGCCGGCGCGCCGCCATGTACTCGTGGAAGCCCTTCTCCCACGCCGGGATGTCGCCGAGCTCCACGTTGTCGAGGTACCCGCGCGTGGCGACGACCAGGATTGCGACCTGGCTGGCCACCGAGAGCGGCTGGTATTGCGGCTGCTTGAGCACTTCCACCAGACGCACGCCGCGATGCAGC includes:
- the atpG gene encoding ATP synthase F1 subunit gamma, with translation MPSLIDIRRRVRAVKSTQQITKAMKMVSASKLRRAQERIVHARPYANQALRVMSSVARRVDPSLHPLLRQSEVPGAPTLLIVVSADRGLCGGFNSNIVKQASSFVQHSADREVALALVGRKARDFFVRRGLDVRYEAVNVFQHVKHSHAQHVADAAIEQFTEGRVSSVYLLYNEFKSAMTQRVVVERLLPIPELTPENGGVEGPLVDYLYEPSAEEILTTIVPRHVEIQVYRALLESAASEHAARMTAMDAATRNAQEMVDKLSLYMNKVRQAAITREIIEVVSGAQAL